The following proteins are encoded in a genomic region of Takifugu rubripes chromosome 9, fTakRub1.2, whole genome shotgun sequence:
- the csnk2a2b gene encoding casein kinase II subunit alpha', whose amino-acid sequence MPGPVAGSKSRVYADVNTLKSREYWDYEAHVPNWNNQEDYQLVRKLGRGKYSEVFEAINITNNEKVVVKILKPVKKKKIKREIKILENLRGGTNIIQLVDTVKDPVSRTPALVFECINNTDFKELYQKLTDYDIRFYMYELLKALDYCHSMGIMHRDVKPHNVMIDHQLRKLRLIDWGLAEFYHPSQEYNVRVASRYFKGPELLVDYQMYDYSLDMWSLGCMLASMIFQKEPFFHGQDNYDQLVRIAKVLGTDELFGYLRKYHIELDPRFKDLLGQQSRKRWEQFVQTENQHLVSPEAVDLLDKLLRYDHQQRLTATEAMEHPYFYPVIKEQSLSHSDDNNMVSSSNSTAR is encoded by the exons ATGCCGGGTCCGGTGGCCGGTAGCAAGTCCCGTGTGTACGCCGACGTCAACACGCTGAAGAGCCGGGAGTACTGGGATTACGAGGCCCACGTCCCCAACTGGAA caaccaggAGGACTACCAGCTGGTGCGGAAGCTGGGCAGAGGGAAGTACAGCGAAGTGTTTGAGGCCATCAACATCACCAACAATGAGAAGGTGGTGGTCAAGATCCTCAAG CcggtcaagaagaagaagatcaaGCGGGAGATCAAGATCCTGGAGAACCTGCGAGGGGGGACCAATATCATCCAGCTGGTGGACACGGTGAAAGACCCGGTG TCTCGGACTCCGGCGCTGGTCTTTGAATGCATCAACAACACAGACTTCAAG GAGTTGTATCAGAAGCTGACCGACTACGACATCCGTTTCTATATGTACGAACTCCTGAAG GCTCTGGACTACTGTCACAGTATGGGAATCATGCACCGCGACGTTAAACCCCACAATGTGATGATCGACCACCAGCTAAGAAAG CTACGCCTCATAGACTGGGGTCTGGCCGAGTTCTATCACCCATCTCAGGAGTACAACGTCAGGGTGGCGTCGCGATACTTCAAAGGTCCCGAGCTCCTCGTCGACTATCAG ATGTACGATTACAGCCTGGACATGTGGAGCCTGGGCTGCATGTTGGCCAGCATGATTTTTCAGAAGGAGCCCTTCTTTCACGGACAAGACAACTACGACCAG CTGGTGCGGATCGCCAAGGTGTTGGGGACGGACGAGCTGTTCGGCTACCTGCGGAAATACCACATCGAGCTGGACCCGCGCTTCAAAGACCTGCTGGGGCA GCAGAGCCGGAAGCGCTGGGAACAGTTTGTGCAGACGGAAAACCAGCACCTGGTGAGTCCCGAGGCCGTGGACCTGCTGGACAAGCTGCTGCGCTACGACCACCAGCAGAGACTGACCGCCACCGAGGCCATGGAGCACCCCTATTTCT ATCCGGTAATAAAGGAGCAATCCTTATCACATTCTGATGACAACAACAtggtctccagtagcaacagcacCGCGCGATGA
- the nostrin gene encoding nostrin, producing MLLTFLRRTFPTGGAWSKSQVQSQQTASVLKMKDPLSTCCYNKLYQDVKQLSKTGECFCKDLMTVFQQRAELELTYAKGLQKLAGKLMRTSKGMSHNSTYSAWCHLSDEMYSRADAHRSLGNAFQQEAILEIRQLLDEHTKRKRPFDGAIDRTGKLVTLNWNEQLKVKKKLSALTREHEALFNFVEENKQICTEKEKQKMLNRLTKSAEVQTQVDDEYFKINMEGHQMRLKLENTLKNCHQIVQELEKQRIEVLCNILNRYHLQMTSFGQTLKHGHRRIEQAVQRVDMDKDMRALVEQNRITTEDTTTEFLMADYFEEDSKSLMDKDRRRQAIRVKVQRLSDSITRARKDQEGVEKLMRTYSGNPSFSNQKNLEETEQQLDECSLKLDLLRATHYKLSAVLSELEGTPRPRHPVRNISIRRWKDKDSEHSVVQLTRPVKLRRTPFRTRQSLRASIIYKGAAPLAGQQPLEAEPSDPAATQSQTGAAACGATLNGAPPSSGGDKTPGEARAEPGRCRALYSFTSQQEDQLSMREGDLLDVHTKGDAGWWFGGLNGKTGHFPSSYVEELPAPNQVQLPDSAADSGQS from the exons ATGCTTTTAACGTTCCTCAGAAGAACGTTCCCGACGGGAGGAGCGTGGTCAAAGTCCCAGGTCCAAAGTCAACAAACGGCCTCAGTCTTAAAGATGAAGGATCCTCTCAGCACCTGCTGC TACAACAAACTCTATCAGGACGTCAAACAACTTTCAAAAACTGGAGAATGTTTCTGCAAAGACCTCATGACGGTCTTCCAGCAAAG ggctgagctggagctgactTATGCTAAAGGCTTACAGAAGCTAGCAGGCAAGCTGATGCGGACCTCCAAAGGCATGTCGCACAA CTCCACCTACAGCGCCTGGTGCCACCTGTCGGATGAGATGTACTCCAGGGCGGATGCTCACAG ATCACTGGGAAATGCCTTTCAGCAAGAAGCCATTCTGGAGATACGGCAGCTTTTAGACGAGCACACCAAGAGGAAGAGGCCT TTCGACGGTGCCATTGACAGGACCGGAAAACTGGTGACTCTCAACTGGAACGAACAACTCAAG GTGAAGAAGAAGCTGTCTGCACTGACGAGGGAACACGAGGCCTTGTTCAACTTTGTTGAGGAAAACAAGCAGATCTGcacagagaaggagaagcaaAAG ATGCTAAACAGGCTGACCAAGTCGGCCGAGGTGCAGACGCAGGTGGACGACGAGTACTTTAAAATCAACATGGAGGGTCATCAGATGAGGCTGAAGCTGGAAAACACCTTGAAGAACTGCCACCAG ATtgtgcaggagctggagaagcagcggaTTGAGGTTCTGTGCAACATCCTGAACCGGTACCACCTCCAGATGACCAGTTTTGGACAGACCCTGAAGCAC ggacaCAGACGGATAGAACAGGCGGTCCAGAGAGTGGACATGGACAAGGACATGCGGGCGTTGGTGGAACAAAACAGAATCACAACGGAAGACACCACAACGGAGTTTCTGATGGCTGATTATTTC gaggaggacagtAAGTCCCTGATGGACAAAGACAGGAGAAGACAAGCCATCAGAGTCAAAGTGCAGCGTCTGAGCGACAGCATCACCAGAGcccgcaaagatcaggaag GAGTTGAAAAGCTGATGAGGACCTACTCTGGAAACCCGTCCTTCTCCAACCAAAAGAACCTGGAGGAaacggagcagcagctggacgag TGCTCGCTGAAGCTGGACCTCCTGCGGGCCACCCACTACAAGCTGTCGGCGGTGTTGTCCGAGCTGGAGGGCACGCCGAGGCCTCGCCACCCTGTCAGGAACATTAGCATCAGGAGATGGAAGGATAAG GACTCTGAGCACAGCGTCGTCCAGCTGACTCGCCCAGTCAAGCTGAGGAGGACGCCGTTCAGGACCCGCCAGTCGCTGCGAGCCTCCATCATTTACAAAGGAGCCGCTCCGTTAGCGGGCCAGCAGCCTTTGGAAGCGGAACCATCAGATCCTGCAGCGACGCAGAGCcagactggagctgcagcctgtggcgCCACACTTAATGGAGCTCCGCCGTCCAGCGGCGGGGACAAGACGCCAG GTGAAGCCAGGGCTGAGCCGGGCCGGTGCAGAGCCCTCTACAGCTTCACGTCCCAGCAGGAGGACCAGCTTTCTATGAGAGAAG GAGATCTTCTGGACGTTCACACCAAGGGAGACGCCGGCTGGTGGTTCGGCGGGCTGAACGGGAAGACGGGACACTTCCCCTCCTCGTACGTGGAGGAGCTGCCGGCGCCAAACCAGGTCCAGTTACCGGATTCTGCTGCTGATTCTGGGCAGAGTTAA